From the genome of Pan troglodytes isolate AG18354 chromosome 16, NHGRI_mPanTro3-v2.0_pri, whole genome shotgun sequence:
GCAGCGTTCCAGAGCACTCCTCAACATCAATCAGTTCAGGTAAAAGCAGGAGGGAAGCACTCTACCTCTCCTGGATAACCTCCCCAGGTTTCCAAAGGGCATTCAATctttgctaaatgaatgactgCCACCAAGTTCCACTTTGAAAAGCCCTGCCCAGGAACCCCATTTGTATAAGGCAAAATACAAAGACACCAAGAATTCCTCAATACCCTAAGATTAATTGGGGATCGGTAAAGACTAGAAGATGAAGAGGCGCCAAGGCCAGCCATGTACTCATTTCTGCTCATCAAGCCTTAGCCTGGGTTTATCGCTAGGTGATGGGTCTGAACCCTAGGTGCGGCCCGGGGCTGGAGGCCATCCAGGAGACAATGAGCCCCGTTCCCAGAGAAGCCGAGTGCCCAAGGCACTGGGCTGTCGCCGTCAGAAGACTGCCGAGCGGAAGCCCTGCCCACCGAGGTGGCGGAGACAGGCAGGCCTGGGCAGCCGCTGGGGCGGAGGGACGGCTCTTGGAAACGGAATCCGTACTTTAATAAAGTTTATACAGTTTTCCAGGAGCGTCCTGTACCTCATTTCGGCCCTCACGTTTCAGGGAAGCCCTCTCCACAGTTACAGGCAGAAAGAGGGGGCCACTGAGCCGCGTGAGCCCAGATCTTACCCCCACCAAGTGAAGCGGGAAATAACTTGCTACTACCCAGCATCCGGCCCGCCCCTTCCACTTCCGGTCTTACCCGGCTACTTCCGCTGCTGTTTCGTAGCCGACTGCTGAAGGCTGGTTTGCGTCGACATGGCGGTTACCCTGAGTCTCTTGCTGGGCGGGCGCGTTTGCGCCGCCGTCACTCGCTGTGGGTTCGCGACCCGGGGGGTGGCGGGCCCAGGCCCTATTGGCCGGGAGCCGGACCCCGATTCCGACTGGGAGCCGGAGGAACGGGAGCTGCAGGAGGTGGAGAGGTACCGGCTTCTCCCCGGGCCCTCAGCTTGAAGCAGGGCCTCGTGCCCCGGCGCTCCAGGCCGCGCCCCCTTGGCGCCGGGTGTCCTGCCGCTGCTTGCGCAGCGGCCCGTGTTTCTTCTTACCCGTTGTTAGGGGCGCAACGTCAGGTGTTCAGCTTCCCTGGGACCACTGGTCCCTTCATTAGTGACGTATTTCATCATCAGTTTAGAGAGTTCGGCATGTTTACAGGCAGTTATTGTTCTAGGTGTTAGCTTTCTGGGTGTACAGAGCAGCTCTAAGCCGGCAACATGGCCCGGTTGCCCTTGCGATCAAAGAGAAGAGGGCTGGGCGCTCCGTGATTTAGCCTGAGGCTCTTCAAACATCCATTCTGCTTCCACGCATGGCTTCTGCCATTGGTTCTCTTCCCCCAGCACCCTGAAACGACAGAAACAAGCAATCCGATTCCAGAAAATTCGGAGGCAAATGGAGGCGCCTGGTGCCCCGCCCAGGACCCTGACGTGGGAAGCCATGGAGCAGATCCGGTAAGACTCAGGATACCTTGTTTGTATCCGCTGTGACGAGAAGTGAAGGATGCTGGAGCCCAGAAACGGGTTTGGCTTTTTTGATACTGCTTTTATATTTTCGTTTACTTTTTGTCATTGAAATTTATTATCAGAAAAGTAGAGTAATATAACGAACTTCCCTAAACCTGTCATTATATAGATttaatagtgttttgttttgttttttaaagagaaggggtttcgccatcgcctcgaactccagacctcaagtgattctcccgcctcggcctctcagaatgctgggattacaggcatgagccactgcgcctcgcctggttttaatagtttttaacgTTATGACGTTGTTGGTTCatttttactgaaaattttaaatagtaaatCGCAGACATCACAACATTTAACCCTTGAATGTAGATCGTGACGTTCCCAACCTAAGGTACAGGGATGCTGGTGTTTCCATAGTTAGGTGCATTTTTCTGAAGACAGGATCTGTAATTTAGGAAAGCTTAAAagagtttttaagtttttttgttttaagtaggTAAAGTATTAGATATGCCTCAACCTAACAGTATAACATGGTATACACATTGAGAATTATTTGTCCCACCCACTCTCCTgtgggtacttttttttttttttttttggtagatgggggtctcactctgtcgccaaggctggagtacaatgatgtgATCACCGgtcactacagcctctacctcctgggcccaagccatcctcccacttcgtcctcccaagtagctgggactacaggtgcatgccaccatgcttggttaattttgtttattttttgtagagatagcctcATCATGCTGCCCATGCTAGTCTCCAAttccccgggctcaagcgatcatcccacctcagcctcctaaagtgttgggattacaggcatgagccactgtgtgcagctgtactatttttaatagtttttctcTACCAAAAACTAGGCTCTGTGCcctgagtgagccactgcgcctggccctcaattcttttttatagatggtgttattatatttttttgaggcagtatATGACAGtcgtttttaatttttatttaaacaattttttctcctatttatttatttgacagagatgggggtctcactatgatgaccaggctggtctcagacttctggcctcaactgatcttcccatctcggcctcccaaagtgctgggattagaggcgtgagccaccatgcctggccagaatgcATTATTTAACCTGTCTTTTATTGTGGGCATTtagttgggttgtttccatttctgtTGCTCACTAATAGTGCCCCAGTGAATAACTACGTATGTGTATCATTCTGCATACCTGCCAGGAATATTTGTTATATACATTCCCAGAAGTAAGGTTGCCAGGTCAAAAGACAAATGCATTTgcattttgataaatattgctAAGTAGCCCTACATAGATTATGtactatttttcatttccatcagAATGACTCtggaattgaaatttaaaataaaggggATTCTGTAGAGCTGCTCAAGATTTTGTGAGCCTGTAGCACCTTCTGAGTCCTCAGTCAGGTCTGTCTCCtctttttttcgtttgtttgtttgttttttgtttgaggcggtctcactctgtcgcccaggccagagtgcagtggcgaaatctctgttcactgcagcctctgcctccaggttcaagagattcttggacctcagccgcccaagtagctgggattacaggcgtgcaccaccacacctggctaatttttgtatttttagtagagacagagtttcaccatgttggccaggctggtctcaaactcctgacctcaggtgatccacccacctcggcctcccaaagtgctgggattacaggcatgagccaccatgccggcctcTATCTCCTGTCTTCAACAATAGCTTTTTCAAACCTTCCACCTTCCTACTTATCTCCCTTTTTTGTGGTCAATAAATGTccttttaagagaaaagaaaacagtccATTAAGTAAAAACTTTCAGCTTCCTGGTCTTCCTCTTTGCCCACTACTCTCAAACTTATACTCTACTCCCATCTCAGAGGAAATGGGAGCCCTTCACTTGTCTGGGACCAATTCTCTGTATGCTTTAGGTCATATTTCTCCCTGCGTAAGATTACTCAGGGACCTCTGTCCTCCACCTAAagctctctctcattcttttgtTCCCAGCTGGTTCCCAGGGTGCCtactctttgtttgtttgtatcaCTGCAATAAAACTGCTCTCCTTAAATCCATCAGTGACTTCCTCAGTGCTAGGCTCAAAAAGACACTTTGTAGTCCTTAGCTTCCTAAATAATTCAGCAGCATTTGCCCTTGTAAAAACtaccttttaaattaaaatatatatatattttttaaataaagacaggattttgccatgttgcccaacctggtTTCCAgtttctgagctcaagcgatctgcctgccttggcctcccaaagtgttaggattacagatgtgagctactgcacccagctgaaactgctttctcccccccacccccattatttatttattgattgacactgattctctctctttttttttttttttgagacggagtctcattctgttgccaggctggagtgcagtggcatgatcttggctcactgcaacctctgcctcctgggttcaagtgattgtcatgcctcagccttccaagtagatggaattacaggtgcacaccactgtgcctggctaatttttttttttttttttttttttttttttttgtatttttagtagaggttgggtttcagcatgttggccaggctggtcttgaactcctgacctcaagtgatctgcctgcctcagcctcccaaagtgctgggattacaggcgggcgtgagccaccatacccagcctttttttatttttattattttaattttactttaagttctggggtacatgtgcagaatgtgcaggtttgttacataggtgtacatgtgccatggtgaacTGCTTTCTTAAAATTCTCTTCTCCCTTAACTCCAGGGTACCATTCCCttctgatctttctttctttttttctttgtttctagggCTGCTTTTCTCAGTTTCCTTCCTGGGCTCTTCTTCTACCTCCTATATCTTAAATATTGTTATTTCTTAGAGTTCTGTCCTTGTCATTTTAGCTCACTCTGCATATTTCCCTGCCTGATGCTAGCCACTCAGTCACCCCTGCTATTGGCTTATGACTTCCAAATCTGTCATCTCCAGTTcatgttttttttcctgaactcTAAAGGCATATATTCAACTGTGTACCAGACATCTCTGTTTTGGATATCACAGTTTCCTCAAACTCAGCATGTACAAAATAGAATTCATCGTTGTTCCCTGACAACTTCATTCTGTTCCTGTTTTTCCTATAACCTACTAATTACCCAAGCTAAAATCCTGCATCTTGGCCTTGATGATGCTTCCCCCAATATTTAGTCCCTTAGTACCAAGTTGTACTATTTGACTTTCCTAAAATATTTCTCAACTCAACTTTCCTCCTATGCTCCATTGACTGTCTCACTTGAGACTGACTGGATTACTGTAAAAGCCTCTTGACCAATCTTTCTGCCTATACTTTTGTTACTGAAAAACTACCACTAGgttgaattcctttttttctttttttaatagagatgggatctccctgtttccctggctggtctcgaactcctgggctcaagcaatcctcctgcctcagcctctcaaagtgctgggagtgagccattgtgccaggcTGTAGGTTGaacttcaaaatgaaaatttatccGTGGCATTCCACTGCTTAAAATTTTTCCTTGACTTGCTGTTGCCTTGGGATAAACTCCAGACCCCTAAGTGTGATCTACCTCTTACCCTCACTGTCAGTTGAGTTATTCCCAACAAAGGTGATGTGCCGCTTTACATTTCACGAGCTCTTCACTTTATCATCAGTACCTTtcgtctctccttctctcctcccttctgCCAGCTTATTACTCCTTTCATCCTTTCAGACCAACTCTAGCTTGAACTTCATGAAGCAATTCCTGGGCCTGGCTATAAGTGTTCTTATTCCCTATATCTGGGTCTCCCTCCTGGGGTGCTGTCTTTGCATCCTGTGCTATAACCTTTACCATAATGTCATTCATTGTGTCTGTCCCCACTCCCAAACTATGTAATGGGAAGGTCAGTCCTCCTGCGTCCCCAGGATCTATTGTGGTATTAGATGTCACTGAGAGGAGCTGAGTTGATGTGAAATGAAGTGACCTGACTGACAGTGGTCAGGTGTTGCTGTTGACACACAGGAATGGAACACAGCCATTTAACTAGCACAAAATAGGGACTAGCACAAGATTTAGCTAGCACAAGATAGGGACTACATTTGCGGTTTTTCAAGctctctttatttgtttttttgggagagtctcactctgttgcccaggctggagtgcagtggtgcagtctcggctcacagcagccttcacctcccaggttcaagtgattcttgtgcctgagcctccgaagtagctgggattacaggcatgagctaccacgcccagctaatttttgtatttttagtagagattgggtttcaccatgttggccaggctggtctcgaactcctgggctcaagtgatccgcctatctcggcctctcagagttctgggattacaggtgtgagccaccattgcCAGGCCTCAACCCCTCTTCTTTATCATAGGTATGGCGAGTTAGATGTTCTGATAGGAGACTTCTTCACAACTTGCAAACCTGCTCCTTCTTCCCGTAGGTATTTACATGAGGAATTTCCAGAGTCCTGGTCAGTTCCCAGGTTGGCTGAAGGCTTTGATGTCAGCACTGATGTGATCCGAagagttttaaaaagcaagtttttACCCACATTGGAGCAGAAGCTGAAGCAGGATCAAAAAGTCCTTAAGAAAGCTGGGCTCGCCCACTCGCTGCAGCACCTCCGGGGCTCTGGAAATACCTCAAAGCTGCTC
Proteins encoded in this window:
- the NGRN gene encoding neugrin: MAVTLSLLLGGRVCAAVTRCGFATRGVAGPGPIGREPDPDSDWEPEERELQEVESTLKRQKQAIRFQKIRRQMEAPGAPPRTLTWEAMEQIRYLHEEFPESWSVPRLAEGFDVSTDVIRRVLKSKFLPTLEQKLKQDQKVLKKAGLAHSLQHLRGSGNTSKLLPAGHSVSGSWLMPGHEASSKDPNHSTALKVIESDTHRTNTPRRWKGRNKGIQDLEESFVPVAAPLGHPRELQKYSSDAESPRRTGSGALPSGQKLEELKAEEPGNFSSKVVQRGREFFDSNGNFLYRI